The proteins below are encoded in one region of Oryzias melastigma strain HK-1 linkage group LG9, ASM292280v2, whole genome shotgun sequence:
- the LOC112150386 gene encoding synphilin-1, producing the protein MEPPEYLDLDEIDFSEDSVYSVSSLKNIPELSRRSDVPAEDRAAPPISWSRSVSSHGSGGIKPGGLAEVHSKFRPVKRVSPLKHQPETTDSDSEGKEQALGEQEELSKDDPSSAKHTNPPTPLDGSGVKVKGPGSGMGEGGSPQALFGELEHYDLDMDEILDVPYIKSSQHMSTLPRAALDKRSVTGGNGGGGTLDRSRGGALKSSALPHNEPMSLGSSSQTQFCVLSPLKWSDLRKSRSMDPDLHLLNRSPGGGGYQPEPLSSSLSSFSDADKLLSARVFPDSQRPAVDPSGGSGLVFPLPGCSVSRQDSTKAWTPGAGSGGVALRGFGLAGGEVDEETKKKQNIINIVREGQISLLPHLAADNLELIRDEDGNNLLHVSASQGHADCLQHLTSLMGEDSLNERNSQQLTPAGLGVKNGHLECVRWMVSETEAIAELSCTREHPSLIHYAARYGQEKVLLWLLQFMQEQAISLDEVDQNGNTAVHVAAQYGHLTCIQTLVEYGSNVTVQNQQGERPSQSAERQGHTTCARYLVVVETCMSLASQVVKLTKQLNEQAADRVSLQKQLQRLMDPNKGEGTPSRSPSSHQPSVEAWPEMMLTAEGTPGDAHWSVRQGGVGPDSVLRQLLGKDVPDSLCPRERLPPPAGLGREGPGPAGGRRLGLVERRELKLARLKQIMQRSLSESDSDGYPPEEGKNQGGAHPNQGGAHPGTQRPDRPTHLPITEEEPTPDSLHLMMKKQLSAPSSSAERRLAFSLTGSKSADSIGVNPSPTSSDPEAADGKTVDTFNDTQDGQKVATSPKSALKSPSSRRKTSQNLKLRVTFDEQVHKSSNQEAEPPKAPQGRGGASAGGSESKRPFGAFRSIMETLSGNSNHNNNTQPGSTHKPPPSHGSPSRKSESKSSPGGGAKSKSKSSNV; encoded by the exons ATGGAGCCTCCTGAGTACCTGGACCTGGATGAGATCGACTTCTCTGAAGATTCAGTG TACTCCGTCTCCTCTCTGAAGAACATCCCGGAGCTGTCCCGCAGGAGCGATGTGCCGGCCGAGGACAGAGCAG CTCCGCCCATCAGCTGGAGCCGCAGCGTCTCCTCGCACGGCAGTGGGGGGATCAAGCCGGGGGGGCTGGCTGAGGTCCACAGTAAGTTCCGGCCGGTGAAGAGGGTGTCCCCCCTCAAACACCAGCCTGAAACCACAGACTCGGACTCTGAGGGGAAGGAGCAGGCGCTGggggagcaggaggagctcAGCAAGGATGACCCCTCCTCTGCCAAACACactaacccccccacccccctggaCGGGTCTGGGGTGAAGGTGAAGGGGCCCGGCAGCGGcatgggggaggggggcagccCCCAGGCTCTGTTCGGGGAGCTGGAGCACTATGACCTGGATATGGACGAGATCCTGGACGTGCCTTATATCAAGTCCAGCCAGCACATGTCCACGCTGCCGCGAGCCGCCCTCGACAAGCGCTCCGTGACGGGGGGCAACGGGGGTGGAGGCACGCTGGACAGGAGCCGAGGGGGGGCCCTGAAGAGCTCAGCTCTACCTCATAATGAGCCTATGAGTTTGGGCAGCAGCTCGCAGACGCAG TTCTGTGTCCTGTCTCCGCTGAAGTGGTCAGATCTACGGAAGTCCAGGTCCATGGACCCAGACCTCCACCTCCTCAATCGCTCTCCAGGTGGGGGGGGTTACCAGCCGGAGCCTCTGTCCTCCTCCCTGTCCTCCTTCTCAGATGCAG ACAAGCTGCTGTCCGCTCGCGTCTTCCCGGACTCCCAGAGACCCGCTGTGGATCCTTCGGGGGGGTCGGGACTCGTCTTCCCCCTGCCAGGCTGCAGCGTGAGCAGGCAGGACAGCACCAAAGCGTGGACCCCTGGTGCTGGAAGTGGAGGAGTGGCGCTGAGGGGGTTTGGATTAGCAGGAGGGGAAGTGGATGAGGAGAccaagaagaagcagaacatcATCAACATCGTCAGGGAGGGGCAGATCTCGCTACTG cctCACCTGGCGGCCGACAACCTGGAACTGATCAGGGACGAGGATGGAAACAACCTCCTGCACGTCTCCGCCTCCCAGGGCCACGCCGACTGTCTGCAGCATCTCACCTCTCTGATGGGCGAGGACAGCCTGAACGAGCGCAACAGCCAGCAGCTGACACCCGCCGGCCTGGGGGTCAAG AACGGTCACCTGGAGTGTGTGCGGTGGATGGTGAGTGAGACGGAGGCCATCGCTGAGCTGAGCTGCACCCGAGAACATCCCAGCCTGATCCACTATGCAGCACGATATGGTCAG gagaAGGTCCTGCTGTGGCTGCTTCAGTTCATGCAGGAACAGGCCATCTCTCTGGATGAAGTCGATCAGAACGGGAACACGGCCGTCCATGTAGCAGCTCAGTACGGACACCTCACCTGCATACAG ACTCTGGTGGAGTACGGCTCCAACGTGACGGTCCAGAACCAGCAGGGTGAGCGGCCCTCCCAGAGTGCCGAGCGGCAGGGCCACACCACGTGTGCTCGGTACCTGGTGGTGGTGGAAACGTGCATGTCGCTGGCCTCACAGGTGGTCAAACTCACCAAGCAGCTCAATGA GCAGGCAGCAGACAGGGTCAGCTTACAGAAGCAACTCCAGAGACTGATGGACCCCAACAAGGGAGAGGGGACGCCATCCAGATCTCCCAG CTCCCATCAACCCTCAGTGGAGGCGTGGCCAGAGATGATGCTGACAGCAGAGGGGACTCCTGGCGACGCTCACTGGTCAGTCCGTCAGGGAGGGGTGGGGCCCGACTCTGTGCTGCGCCAGCTGCTGGGGAAGGATGTGCCGGACTCCCTGTGTCCCAGAGAGAGGCTGCCCCCCCCTGCCGGCCTTGGCAGAGAAGGCCCGGGGCCCGCCGGGGGCCGCAGGCTAGGACTGGTGGAGAGGCGGGAGCTGAAACTGGCCCGGCTGAAGCAGATCATGCAGCGCTCCCTGAGCGAGTCGGACTCTGACGGGTATCCACCCGAGGAGGGCAAGAACCAGGGCGGGGCGCACCCGAACCAGGGCGGAGCGCACCCAGGCACGCAAAGGCCTGATAGGCCCACCCACCTGCCAATCACAGAAGAGGAGCCCACGCCAGACTCCCTCCACCTCATGATGAAGAAGCAGCTCTCCGCCCCCTCCTCGTCAGCAGAGAGGAGGCTGGCCTTCTCTCTGACGGGATCCAAGTCAGCAGACAGTATCGGCGtcaacccctcccccacctccaGCGACCCCGAAGCCGCTGACGGGAAAACTGTGGACACATTCAACGACACGCAAGACGGGCAGAAAGTCGCAACCAGCCCCAAGAGCGCCTTAAAGTCGCCCTCGTCCCGCAGGAAAACCTCCCAGAACCTCAAGCTGAGGGTCACCTTCGACGAGCAGGTCCACAAGAGCTCCAATCAGGAAGCAGAGCCTCCCAAAGCCCCCCAGGGGCGGGGCGGCGCCTCAGCAGGGGGCTCTGAAAGCAAGCGGCCGTTCGGGGCGTTCCGCTCCATCATGGAGACGCTGAGTGGCAACTCCAACCACAACAACAACACTCAGCCAGGCTCCACCCACAAACCTCCCCCCAGCCATGGCTCCCCCAGCAGGAAGTCAGAGAGCAAGAGCAGCCCGGGGGGCGGAGCCAAGAGCAAGAGCAAAAGCAGTAACGTTTGA